From the Lathyrus oleraceus cultivar Zhongwan6 chromosome 4, CAAS_Psat_ZW6_1.0, whole genome shotgun sequence genome, one window contains:
- the LOC127136276 gene encoding uncharacterized protein LOC127136276, whose amino-acid sequence MGTILSPLIQDSTRSYQQLATQMTRIGYFLGALKAWVRRNPTPPPQPETPVQQEEMTDDTVEQEYQEFEQVSRVARRPLVVLVNRNQDPDQVVSQVRHYAAMGEQNQEAIVKRIIVRKGVSPYLQRPTYSSPLPNFVLQTELPRGWKVPKFTKFVGDTEESIVEHVARYQTEAGDIANNEDLKLKYFPSSLTKNAFTWFTTLPPRSIQTWTQLERLFHEQFYMGQSNINLKELASVKRKVVESVDQYLNRFRLLKAQCFTQVPEHELVEMEVGGLDYSIRKNLDTQYLRDMAQLADRVRPIERLKTEKSKAGCNTPKFTLHFSWKLGIMSYISLASY is encoded by the coding sequence ATGGGTACCATATTGAGTCCATTGATCCAGGATTCAACACGGAGTTACCAACAGTTGGCAACTCAAATGACGAGAATAGGATATTTTTTGGGAGCCCTAAAGGCTTGGGTCCGTCGGAATCCTACGCCTCCTCCTCAACCGGAGACACCAGTTCAACAAGAGGAAATGACGGATGATACTGTCGAACAGGAATATCAGGAATTCGAACAAGTCTCAAGGGTGGCAAGAAGACCCCTTGTGGTACTGGTTAACCGTAACCAGGATCCTGACCAGGTGGTCAGTCAGGTTCGACACTATGCAGCCATGGGGGAACAAAACCAAGAGGCTATCGTTAAACGAATCATAGTGCGAAAAGGAGTAAGTCCTTACCTACAACGGCCAACTTACTCTTCGCCTCTACCAAATTTTGTCTTACAAACAGAATTGCCTAGGGGATGGAAAGTCCCAAAATTTACCAAGTTCGTTGGGGATACTGAAGAATCCATCGTCGAGCACGTGGCCAGGTACCAGACCGAGGCTGGAGACATAGCGAACAATGAGGACTTGAAGTTAAAATACTTCCCAAGTTCTCTTACAAAAAATGCGTTTACATGGTTCACAACGTTACCTCCACGGTCGATCCAAACTTGGACACAATTAGAGAGactgttccatgaacaattttacatgggacaatCAAATATCAACCTCAAAGAACTAGCTAGCGTTAAGCGAAAGGTTGTTGAGTCAGTTGATCAGTACCTAAACAGGTTTAGACTGCTAAAAGCACAATGCTTTACCCAAGTCCCTGAACATGAACTAGTCGAGATGGAGGTTGGGggtctagattattctataaggaaaaaTCTGGATACTCAGTATCTTAGAGATATGGCCCAATTGGCCGATAGGGTTCGACCCATCGAACGCTTGAAAACTGAGAAGTCCAAGGCGggttgtaataccccaaaatttacccttcatttttcttggaagctTGGGATTATGTCTTacatttcattagcatcatactag